CTGCAACTCAAGCTCAACCTGCGCCTACTCCTAAGGCTCCTGAAACGTCTGCTACTACACCTCCTCAGGCTCAAGCTGAGGGTACTTCTGTGTCAACTCCTTCTGGCACACCAGTCACCGTTGACATCGATAAGACTCAGTCCACAACAGAATTTAACTACACTAAGGACGGTGATTATCATGAATACACTGCTAAGTCTGGGCTCTGGTTCAACAAGGTTGTACGGGGAACGACTGACATATGGGAGTCCAAAGATAATGTGCCTGGTACCAAGGTTAGAAAGAAGAAGGATGAACTCTTAGTCGTATTGTTGCGGAACCGCGATTTTGTACTATTCCAAAGCTCTGATAAGGGCAAAACCTGGGCTGACATAACCAAGGAAAGACATAATGTTACTGCACTGAAATTCTATGGTGATAATGACACTGAGTTGAAGTCCACTGACTATTTAGTTACCGTGTTTGACTTCAGATACAGAGTCACATTTAAAGATGGAGTCAACTGCAAGAAAATTAAGTACGGAGATGATGAGATTTGGAAGAGTAGCGAAGATCCCAAGGCATGTAAGCACTTTGAACTAGGTCTTGTTTCAAACAAATTATTCGTCTGCAAGAATGAAAGCTCACAAAAGAATCTAAATTTCAAAGGGGCAATCATCACTCGTAAGGCTCAACCAACGGCGGCTCCTACAATGGCTCAGACTACAATACCTGTAACAACTGGTCCTCAAGTAAGTGGACCAGCAGTTACTCCCTCAGCTACAACACCTGTATCGGCTGCTACTGCTGTAGCAACTCCTAAGGTAGCTCCTTCTGGTCGACCCGTTACACTTAACATCAGTGGGAAGGTCAGTACTGATGACTACGATTACACTGTGGATCATAATAGAAATGTTAAGATTTTCACTGCCAAGGGTAGTTCAATGTTTAACAAGGTCTTCAAGGATGAAACACCTATTTGGACGACTAATGACAGTACTAATTATGTCACTAAGGTTTTCACTGATGGTATAGGCACTTGTTCCAGTACCAAAAATGTGACCATATATCTGTTTAACGGTCAGATAGAACATTATTGTAAGTCAGAAGGTGGATGGCAGAAAGCTTCTAATAAAATATCCCTTGACCTAGGTAAGACCTCTAGTACAATTGGGTTTGACTTTCACCATGATGGTGAAAGGAGGACTTTTACTGCAAAGCCTGGATACCTATTCAAAAATGTCTTCCTCAGTGGATGTATTGCTGGTAATACTTTTTGGGATGCAAAAACTGACAGTGAATGTTCAAGCAAGGTGGTGGTCTATGGTGTAGAGTCAAGTATTAGGAACGTTAACGTATTCCtggaaaatgataaagttATACACGCCCATAGGGTAGGAAGTGATTGGATCTCAAAAACTGGCTTTGTTCTTGATATCAACACCAATAAGAATAATGACCTTTTCGACTATAGATCGACGAGAGGATTCGGCCACTTCAATCCCAAGGCAAATTTGTCGATCACTAGGATTGTGAAGAAAGAGCTTAGGATCTGGTCTGCGAAAGATAATGACTATGGTCTGAAGGTAGTACTCATGGGCTCTGGCAAGGATGTGAAACATCTGTCAATTCTGTTGCAGAGCGGAAAGTTTGTGCTCCTTAGCAAGAGCGGTCAGAATAAGCCTTGGCAAGACGTCACtcaaaataaacataatttcTCCGGGGTAAGGCTGTTCTCCCTGGAAGAAGGAACATCAAAGTACCATCAACTGACTAAGGAAGATTATGAGCCAATTGTGTTTGAATGTAGATATGGTTATGAGTTCAAAAATGATGTCAGGTGTGTGATGATCACCAATATGGATATGGTACTGTGGAGCCACACCGAAGACACGGAGTTTGGTTATCCTAAGGGATTCTATCTCGATCTTCGTCAAAACAAGTTCAGTGTCACAAGTCTTAAAGATCAGACAAAGGAAGTAACTCCCACAAAAATAAGTGCCGCAATTTCTGTTGCTACTCCTGTAGTTAAAGTTCCAGTTGCTGAACCAGTGAAAGCTCCTGTAGCTAAAGAAGCAATAGTGACCCCTAAAGCAACTCTTGTAGCAGGTCCACCAATTGTTAAGTTATATTCCAGTAAACCAGGGGAACTCACATGTAAAGTTGAGAAAGAGTTTGACGATTTTGATTACTTCCTAGAAGATCTTAAATGCGAAGTCATTACACATGACGGAAACTGTGTTTGGAAACATGAAACTGGTAAACCCTACCCAAGGTATATGAGCTACAACGAGGAGGactgtaaaatagttgTAAGTTTCGAGAAGGAGTACTATACGTGTACCATCCAAGATAGTAAGTGGAAATCAGTGATACGTAGTTATGATGCGTTTGGGACTGGTGGTATTGGCCCATCATACGCATTTGGTGATACCTCTGCCTTAACTAAATCGTATTCCATTATTGCAACTGGAGACACTATTAAACCAACTGAGGCTAAGACAGTCGCCGCTCCAGCAGTTACAGCCCCTGCCAAGCCCTCTGAGGCCACATCCGTGGCTCTGGATATTGAGAAGAAGCAGACCACCACCGAGTATGACTATAAGGATGATAATGGAGTTGTCACATACACTCCCAAGGCAGGTCATCTGTTCAATAAGGTTTCAGAAGGCCAGCATGAAATTTGGAAATCAGTTGCTAATGTGTTTGGGACGTTGGTTAGGACTAAGGAATCCAAGGGTATTAATTACCTTGTAGTCCTATTGACCAATAGGACATTCACGTTGTTCCAAGAGGCTGATGAAGATTGGACTGACATAACTTCCAAGAGGCACGATGTTGCGAAGCTGAAGTTCCTGGGCGAAGGAGACGCCGTGCTGAAGGAGACAGACTACGATGTAACTATTGTAGACATGTCATTTAGTCACACATTCAAAAGTGGAGTCAATTGTAAGAAGGTTAAATTGGGTCAAGAGGTTGTCTGGAAATCAGGTGACGATCCAAAGTTTCAACAGATAACAGTATTTTCGCTAGGTCTTGCTTCAAACTGTTTCTTCATTAAGAACCCGTCTGGTGAAGTCAAGAAGATAGAATATGAGGCTAAGACTAAAGAAGAGGTTAAGGAGACAGTTAAAGTTGGAGAGCCCACTAAACCCACGGAGGCTAAACCAGTAGCTGAACCTGCAAAGCCTGTAGCTGAACCAACTAAGGAGGTAACTGAGACGATCAAACCTGCTACAGCTCAAGTAACAACTGCTGTAACAACTCAACCTACAACAACTCCTGTTGTTAAAGAGACTCCTAAGCCAGCAGGACCTCCCAAACCTGCCGCTCCAGCTGCGCCTGAAGAACCTTTGTCAGCTCGTACTGATAAGTCCATCGACCTCGACATTGATAAGACTGAGGGTACTGATAAGATTGAGTACTCAAAGAGCCAGAGTGGtaatattcataatttcACTCCTAAGGGTGATCATTTGTTCATTAAGATTACAGAGAAAAATGATGTTGTTTGGGAGTCAAGAAGTAATTTGTTTGGTACCAAggttatatttattagtgAGGGTAACAAGAATTACGTAGGTATCATACTTGATAACGGTGGATTTGTACTACTTAACAAGTTCGCTGGGAAGTGGGACGATATCACTAATACCAAGTATGATGTAATGAAGCTGAAATTCTATGATGACAAAAACAAGGAACTCACGTCCTCGAGTTACACGGTTGCTCTAGTTGACTACTCTTACAGGTTCACGTTCAATGATGAAAAAACCTGTAAGAAAGTTAAGTATGGAGAGGATGATGTTTGGAAAAGTACGGATCCTAACACCTATAAAGAAATTAAGATGTTCGATCTTGCTTTTGTTTCTAACTCTTTCTTCATCGGtgaggataaaaataaatttaagaaaCTAGATTTTAAACCAACTACTACATCTGTTACTCAACCAAAGGTAACACCCGTAACAACTGCAGCAGTTACAACTCCAGCAACTACTACACCTTCTGCTCAACCTAAGACAACTCCAGCAACAACTACAACTACTGCTACTCCTGGAACTCCAGCAACCACAACTGGTACTACAGCTGCCACACCTACAACACCTGTAACATCTACTACACCTGCTGCTCAACCAAAGGCAACTCCCACAACTACAACTACTCCTGCTACGCAAACACCTGTAACAGCTGTTACTCCAGCCGAGACAACTACAACACCTACAACACCTGCTGCTAAAACTGCGACACCTACAACACCTGTAACAACTGCCACCACTAACCAGCTTACCCTTGATATTGCCAAGAATCAGAGTACCAATGAGATTGACTATTCTAAGAGTGATGATAATAAGTATCATAAGTACGCTCCGAAGTCAGGTAAAGTGTTCAGTAAAGTTACCCAGGGTACCGTTCAAATTTGGAGCTCCACAGGGAATGTGAATGGTACCTTGGTAAGAGTCAGGACTGAGAATAATGAGAAACATGTAGCCATAATGCTTAGTAACAATGGATTCAAACTGTTCCACAGCTCTGATAAGGGAAATAAATGGGAGGACATAACCAGTAAGAGACATGACATTACTAAAGTTAAATTCTATGACGACAAAAATAAGGAACTTAAGACACCAGATTACACAGTTAGCCTAGTCGATTTCGCTTATAGGTTCACACTTAAGAGCGGTGTCAAGTGtaagaatattaaacatAACAACAAAGATGTCTGGAAATCTAGTGAtgataacaattttaagaaTATCACTCTGATTGAATTAGGCCTTGTTTCCAATGATTTCTTCGTCCACAAAGATGAAAATACAAAGAAGAAACTGAATTTTAAATAGTGCCTTTAGTTGCAGAACCTGTAGTACCACCAGTAACTAAGGTAGTAGAACCAGTAACCAAGGTAGTAGAACAACCTGTTACCAAAGCTCTAGAGCCACCTGTAACCAAAGCCGCAGCTCCAGTGTCTGAACCTGTTGTGTCTGGTCAGGTTGCCAGTGTGTTCCATAGGCATCTGAGGTTGTGTACCAGTGATCCTGTTGATCCTAGTAAGTCTGTTCCTATGGACTGTGAGGTTCTTGAGTATCCAATCCTGATTTTTATCTTCTAAACGAACAAAAAAGCCGATACACTGGCTAGTGATAATACACTTAATGATCTTAATACTAAAACACAAGGACTTAGGGATGCAGTCAAAGGTACTGGTGGTACTAGTTTATATGAGAAAGTAGAAGCACTAGCTAATAGTCCTGATGATACTAATTCTGGTCATGtaatagataaatttgaagGAGTAAGAACCAAGTACAATCAACTAACAACTGATGGGAGTTACGAAACaaattaagttaatgaGAAGGTCAAGGCTGTTGTAAGTGCCTATGAAGATCTTGAGAAAGTCTACGATACAATCCTCAACGTCAAGAAGGCCAAAAATCGACAGGGTCAAGTTGGTAATGGTACTGATGCTACTAAGATTTGGTCCAAGGCCAAGGACCTACATGGGAAAGCCGACGCACTATCCAAAGCCACTGGAGTATCTACTAATCCTTCTCTTAGAGAACCTGCTGAATCCCTTGCTAATGCTCTAGGAGTCAGTGATTCAAGTCTCCAAAACCCTCTCAAAACACTCAAAACTGCTGCTATTGCCTAAAAACAACTCTAAACCCTAACCCATACCATAACTAGCATAAATATCataaaaagtataaaaaatactataccaAATTATTGTGTAAGAGTTCTTGTTCTTTGTTATATTCTTGTAGTAACAATTCTTCATCTCGTTCATCATTGAACCCGTAGTAGTCTGGCCTTATCATACGGTATAACTCAGCTCTTGATACATCTTTTAAGCTCTGTTCAACTTCTTTCTGCTGCTGTTCAAACAGTTCCCTCACTCCTGGCAAATTCTTTGCTGCGCCAAAGTATTTATAACCACTCCCACCAATTTTCAATTCAGCTCCGTAACTCGACTCTAAATTAGCCGAAAGTCTACGGTAGTCTGTACCGCCCAGTTCTATGATCCTGTCATCCCAGTGCTTCCGGATCCCAATCAGACGATTAATCTCGTCATTCAAATCACGGACCACAAACTCGCCCAGTGAACCGTCTTGGATCTTGTTAATGTTGAACATTATTTCCTTTATTGTGGCACTACGCCATTTTTCAGCCTCTTTTAAGTTGGTGACCTCAGCCGTGTGACGGGGCCGGAGTACCTGCTCCTGCTCCAAACCGCTCTTTATACGGAGCCACTTATTCAACATCGCATTCGCCTTCTCACTGTTCCGGGCCATTTTTCACGGAGTTTACAGATTTCTAAAGGGTTTTAGGAGTGGAGTTAGGAGTTTACAGTTTTTTATGTATTTCCGATGTATTTTGGATGTTAATTTTGGGATTTGGGGGAtaaaatggtaaaatttgtgaaaagttgaaaattttgaaatttgttaaaaatttttaaaaattatttattgcgataaaaattaaaattttaaaattcaaaaatatttaaaatatttaaaattattaaaatgataaaatttgtgaaataataaaataatttaaaattttgtgtGATTCTATTGGGAAGGAGTAGATAAAATgtttttgaataatttatttaagtTGAGTGATGAGGACACGCACGGCGAGGGCAGTTTCTGCCCCTTAAACGAGGACAATAACATGCCAAACCTGCCAAATGAGCCTTTAAACGGAGTTAACTTGGATACAAAACGCGAAAAATCATCAATTCCAAGAGCCGGTCATGATCAAAGTAATCTTCTACAAAGTTACAAATTTTCTCCAAAATTATCTTTTTCTCAGTCTAAATTATCTttttttagttaattttacaattattaagtAGTTAACATTGTAAATTACTTGTTATTTTGCGTTAGACTGGGTGTATCCTTCTGCGATGCAGTTTTATAATGCGTTGTTGATGAAGAATAAGGACGACGGGAATAGTAATTACATGTCAGAGGCCGTTAAAGCGCACAACGAAGTCAACGAACTCTCCTGGAACCAAATACTCAAATACGAAAAATTACATCAATCGTAACAATCTACACCCTTTTTCCACATTTTTTCactttttattcatttgtttaattattttgtaaataaatttaatttttgtttagTGAGTGTAAGAGTCCGAAATTGAGGCGGTTTGTTggtaaatataataatccAAGTCCTAAATCTTACCTTGTCAGATTATTCACCAGGTAACTACCCCGTCACgggtaataaatttacgCATAACGAGTTGACATTTTTCTACTTATTGAGGTTAATTGTTGTGTAGATATGAGAAACCGTTTGATAGGCATGATTGGTACGTGGACAGGTGTGGTAGGGAGGTGAGGTATGTGCTGGACTACTACGATGACCCTAAGTCGgcaaattatttacaagttTACATCGACGTCAGACCCGCACTTGACAACTTCCAAAACCTCTACGATCGCATTAAATTCTCAATCCTCTCAATTCTCAAActtatttaactttttaatctaaattttattattctaatttaatgataattatacttaattttatactaattaaggcgtaaaaattactaattTAACCCTAAATTGGAGGTAATTGAGCGAAATTTAGGGCCCTGGAGAGGTGTCCAAATCCGTAAATTACAACTCCaaaaccctaaaataacatttaaatatacaaaattaacatcaaattaatgtaaaataattaataaattatgtataaattaatatttaaaattattgtcTGAATATCTGAGGGTATGGTATGAGTATTAGCTAGCTGAGATTATGTGTCTGGAGATGAGTGAGCGTGTGTagattaatagtattaataatgagtGAAATATTGAGTAGATTAGAGTTTCCTCGTTATTTATCGTTTTTTAACGAGGGGAAGTTGGTTTTAGTGAGGAAGCGGAGCCCATTTGAGCCCTGGGAGAACATATCTAACACAAGACATGACATAACTAAAATTCTCTTTTTTGACCCGGAATTAACCGAATTTAAGCCGTCAgagtataaattaaacccGCTGGATCTCACAATTGAAGTTTCTATTGAGGATTTCTGTGAGAAAATCGAGTACCTCAACGTGAACGTGTTTGAATACAAATCTTTCATGGAATTTGGTTACCCCGAGACTCTCCTCTTTAACATCCTGAGGAATAATTTTACGCTTCATTTTCTAAAtgaaaagaaaattaaacttaACTTCCCGAAACTTAAGGTCCCAACTGATCCCGACGATGTAACGCCCGAAGATCTTAACCGCAGCACAATAACAAGAAGCCTTAAAAAACGTCTTAACTCTTGTAAAAAAGGTGACAGGTGCCCGAAAAAAGTAAAACTAAGCTGTAAATTTGGGCGAAGTATAAGCGGTAGTGACCAGATTGAACCACTGAGGCCTTGTAAAGACATCGAGTTAAACACGagaaaatataaacttaacAGTTTAAATCAAGGTTACTGGTACCAATTTAGTGAAAACAGTTGTAAATACGTGAAGGTTTTGGGTTATTTCCTGTGGAAATGTAAGTTTAATGACCCGAGTCAACAGTACCCGAAATCACTTTactattataaaattctcaATATATTAATCTTACAGTTTGAATCTTGGTTCATACTGTACAAATTCATAGAACAGAAGTGGACACAGCAGCAAGTTAATATACCTCCAATTAACCTTTATGAACAGACAGATGCTGGATATGTGAAAAGAATGACACCAGACAAGTTTAATGTGGTCTTGAGTATCTCTGGAGATGTGTCAATTCTCTACAGAGTTAACCCTGAAATCTTCTGTGTCATGGTAAAATATAACGTTAGAACTGTGTGGAAATCACTAAATGACAGGGAATCCgctaaaataatattatataatttaagtaGTGGAGATATTACTTTGGATTCGGACAAAATTCTGCTTCTCAGAAATGATGACAAAAGCTGGACCAAGGTGACtaaattaccaaattttatcaagttATACTCTGAGGACGAGCTTGGAAATGTGATCCCGATGCACTTGGAAAAGTGGAATCCATACGTAAATTC
Above is a window of Theileria parva strain Muguga chromosome 2, complete sequence, whole genome shotgun sequence DNA encoding:
- the isy1 gene encoding Isy1-like splicing family protein produces the protein MARNSEKANAMLNKWLRIKSGLEQEQVLRPRHTAEVTNLKEAEKWRSATIKEIMFNINKIQDGSLGEFVVRDLNDEINRLIGIRKHWDDRIIELGGTDYRRLSANLESSYGAELKIGGSGYKYFGAAKNLPGVRELFEQQQKEVEQSLKDVSRAELYRMIRPDYYGFNDERDEELLLQEYNKEQELLHNNLAIAAVLSVLRGFWRLESLTPRALARDSAGSLREGLVDTPVALDSASAFPCRSLALDQILVASVPLPT
- the HCCS gene encoding Cytochrome c1 heme lyase: MFLNNLFKLSDEDTHGEGSFCPLNEDNNMPNLPNEPLNGVNLDTKREKSSIPRAGHDQNWVYPSAMQFYNALLMKNKDDGNSNYMSEAVKAHNEVNELSWNQILKYEKLHQSECKSPKLRRFVGKYNNPSPKSYLVRLFTRYEKPFDRHDWYVDRCGREVRYVLDYYDDPKSANYLQVYIDVRPALDNFQNLYDRIKFSILSILKLI